Proteins encoded in a region of the Prunus persica cultivar Lovell chromosome G4, Prunus_persica_NCBIv2, whole genome shotgun sequence genome:
- the LOC18779459 gene encoding protein DETOXIFICATION 40 isoform X1: MEPSSDNEPSEPLLLSKSSSMHIVSRELEDTLNNTELSYFQRLRTGTWLELKILFRLAAPAVVVYLLNNVISMSTQIFCGHLGNLELAASSLGNTGIQVFAYGLMLGMGSAVETLCGQAYGAHKYDMLGIYMQRSTILLLATSIPLMIIYIFCKQILLGLGESASIAAAAAIFVYGLIPQIFAYACNFPIQKFLQAQSIVFPSAYISLGALVVHIVLSWVVVYKLGGGLLGAALILSFSWWIIVVAQFVYILWTPRCKRTWRGFSIRAFSGLWGFLKLSVASAVMLCLETWYYQIIVLLAGLLKNAEIALDALSICMTITGWVFMIAVGFNAAASVRIGNELGAGHPKSAAFAVVVVTSSSFIISAVCAIIVLVLRHDISYVFTEGETVSNAVSDLSPYLAISIVLNGIQPVLSGVAVGCGWQAFVAYVNVGCYYIIGIPLGCLLGFKFDFGAQGIWTGMIGGTFIQTIILLWVTYRTDWNKEVEKAQSRLDTYEDKKDSDDEVLTN; this comes from the exons ATGGAGCCTTCTAGTGATAACGAGCCCTCTGAGCCCCTCTTGCTTTCCAAATCATCTTCGATGCATATAGTGAGCCGTGAACTGGAAGACACACTAAACAACactgaactctcatacttccAGCGCCTCCGAACCGGCACATGGCTTGAGCTGAAGATCCTCTTCCGCCTGGCAGCTCCGGCGGTGGTGGTTTACTTGCTCAACAATGTCATATCCATGTCCACCCAAATCTTCTGTGGCCATCTTGGCAACCTTGAACTCGCTGCCTCCTCTCTTGGCAACACTGGCATTCAAGTTTTCGCCTATGGCCTCATG CTTGGTATGGGTAGTGCAGTGGAGACACTGTGTGGTCAAGCCTATGGTGCACATAAGTACGACATGCTAGGCATATATATGCAGCGATCGACAATCCTCCTCCTAGCAACTAGCATCCCACTGATGATAATTTACATCTTCTGCAAGCAAATCTTGTTAGGCCTAGGTGAATCAGCCTCCATTGCTGCCGCGGCAGCGATCTTTGTCTACGGTCTCATCCCTCAAATCTTTGCCTACGCCTGCAACTTCCCCATACAAAAGTTCCTCCAAGCCCAGAGCATAGTGTTCCCTAGCGCCTACATATCGCTGGGGGCACTGGTAGTGCACATAGTGCTAAGTTGGGTGGTGGTGTACAAATTGGGAGGGGGCCTGTTGGGCGCCGCgttgattttgagtttttcgtGGTGGATTATAGTGGTGGCGCAATTTGTTTACATATTGTGGACGCCAAGGTGCAAACGCACATGGAGAGGGTTTAGCATCAGGGCATTTTCTGGGCTGTGGGGCTTTTTGAAATTGTCTGTGGCATCTGCCGTCATGCTTTGCCTGGAGACTTGGTACTATCAAATTATAGTTTTGCTGGCTGGGTTGCTTAAAAATGCTGAAATTGCATTGGACGCTCTCTCTATTTG CATGACCATAACTGGATGGGTCTTCATGATTGCTGTGGGGTTCAATGCTGCTGCAAG TGTGAGGATTGGAAATGAGCTTGGGGCAGGACATCCAAAATCGGCAGCATTTgcagtggtggtggtgacttCAAGCTCCTTCATCATATCGGCGGTGTGCGCCATAATTGTGCTTGTTTTACGACATGATATAAGTTATGTGTTCACTGAGGGAGAAACAGTCTCCAATGCCGTCTCAGACCTTTCCCCGTACCTAGCCATATCTATCGTTCTCAATGGCATCCAACCTGTTTTGTCTG gagtgGCTGTCGGGTGCGGATGGCAAGCATTTGTGGCATATGTTAACGTGGGATGTTACTACATCATTGGGATCCCATTGGGTTGCCTTCTTGGATTCAAGTTCGATTTCGGAGCTCAG GGAATATGGACTGGCATGATAGGAGGCACTTTTATACAGACAATCATCTTACTGTGGGTCACATATCGGACTGACTGGAACAAAGAG GTTGAAAAAGCACAGAGTCGTTTGGACACTTACGAGGACAAGAAGGATTCCGATGATGAAGTGCTGACCAATTAG
- the LOC18779459 gene encoding protein DETOXIFICATION 40 isoform X2 — protein MEPSSDNEPSEPLLLSKSSSMHIVSRELEDTLNNTELSYFQRLRTGTWLELKILFRLAAPAVVVYLLNNVISMSTQIFCGHLGNLELAASSLGNTGIQVFAYGLMLGMGSAVETLCGQAYGAHKYDMLGIYMQRSTILLLATSIPLMIIYIFCKQILLGLGESASIAAAAAIFVYGLIPQIFAYACNFPIQKFLQAQSIVFPSAYISLGALVVHIVLSWVVVYKLGGGLLGAALILSFSWWIIVVAQFVYILWTPRCKRTWRGFSIRAFSGLWGFLKLSVASAVMLCLETWYYQIIVLLAGLLKNAEIALDALSICMTITGWVFMIAVGFNAAASVRIGNELGAGHPKSAAFAVVVVTSSSFIISAVCAIIVLVLRHDISYVFTEGETVSNAVSDLSPYLAISIVLNGIQPVLSGFYILGQKQKEWLSGADGKHLWHMLTWDVTTSLGSHWVAFLDSSSISELREYGLA, from the exons ATGGAGCCTTCTAGTGATAACGAGCCCTCTGAGCCCCTCTTGCTTTCCAAATCATCTTCGATGCATATAGTGAGCCGTGAACTGGAAGACACACTAAACAACactgaactctcatacttccAGCGCCTCCGAACCGGCACATGGCTTGAGCTGAAGATCCTCTTCCGCCTGGCAGCTCCGGCGGTGGTGGTTTACTTGCTCAACAATGTCATATCCATGTCCACCCAAATCTTCTGTGGCCATCTTGGCAACCTTGAACTCGCTGCCTCCTCTCTTGGCAACACTGGCATTCAAGTTTTCGCCTATGGCCTCATG CTTGGTATGGGTAGTGCAGTGGAGACACTGTGTGGTCAAGCCTATGGTGCACATAAGTACGACATGCTAGGCATATATATGCAGCGATCGACAATCCTCCTCCTAGCAACTAGCATCCCACTGATGATAATTTACATCTTCTGCAAGCAAATCTTGTTAGGCCTAGGTGAATCAGCCTCCATTGCTGCCGCGGCAGCGATCTTTGTCTACGGTCTCATCCCTCAAATCTTTGCCTACGCCTGCAACTTCCCCATACAAAAGTTCCTCCAAGCCCAGAGCATAGTGTTCCCTAGCGCCTACATATCGCTGGGGGCACTGGTAGTGCACATAGTGCTAAGTTGGGTGGTGGTGTACAAATTGGGAGGGGGCCTGTTGGGCGCCGCgttgattttgagtttttcgtGGTGGATTATAGTGGTGGCGCAATTTGTTTACATATTGTGGACGCCAAGGTGCAAACGCACATGGAGAGGGTTTAGCATCAGGGCATTTTCTGGGCTGTGGGGCTTTTTGAAATTGTCTGTGGCATCTGCCGTCATGCTTTGCCTGGAGACTTGGTACTATCAAATTATAGTTTTGCTGGCTGGGTTGCTTAAAAATGCTGAAATTGCATTGGACGCTCTCTCTATTTG CATGACCATAACTGGATGGGTCTTCATGATTGCTGTGGGGTTCAATGCTGCTGCAAG TGTGAGGATTGGAAATGAGCTTGGGGCAGGACATCCAAAATCGGCAGCATTTgcagtggtggtggtgacttCAAGCTCCTTCATCATATCGGCGGTGTGCGCCATAATTGTGCTTGTTTTACGACATGATATAAGTTATGTGTTCACTGAGGGAGAAACAGTCTCCAATGCCGTCTCAGACCTTTCCCCGTACCTAGCCATATCTATCGTTCTCAATGGCATCCAACCTGTTTTGTCTG GATTCTATATTTTgggccaaaaacaaaaggagtgGCTGTCGGGTGCGGATGGCAAGCATTTGTGGCATATGTTAACGTGGGATGTTACTACATCATTGGGATCCCATTGGGTTGCCTTCTTGGATTCAAGTTCGATTTCGGAGCTCAG GGAATATGGACTGGCATGA